CGAGCATCGGCCCCGCATCGCCCGGCCCGCCTTCGCGCAGCCCCGCCTGGGCCAATTCTTCGAGGCCGGGTTCATGCATGATCGCGTAAGCGTCTCGTGACTGGATGCGCGCCTCCAGTTCAGTCGCGGCAAATTCGCGATTCGGATAGCGCAACAGTTGAACCAGGTGATTCAGTCCTCGGCTGTCTTTGATTCGGAACACATCGTCCGTCGATTCGATCGTCCAGTAATCTCCCTCGCGTCGCACGATGACGTGACGGGCGGAACTGGAGCGAGACGCAGAAGAGCCGTTCCACGAGCCAACGACGTTGAGCAATGAATCGTCCGAGGGCATTCGCGCAGGGGATGAACCGTTTTGCGCCGGCCTCGTCGCGGCGGAGGCCAGCAGGGTGTTCCTCGCGCCGTTCGCGCCGTTGGTCTTTGCGGTGGCATTGTCATTGAGCGGCTGGTCGCCGATCGCGCGCACGATCGCCGCGACCAGCGAATCGACGTTGCCCAAAAAAGGAAAATGCGAGGTACCCTCGAGCGGCACGAAGTGGCTGCCAGGAATACGGCGCGCCATTTCACGGCTATCCACGTAGGGGCACACGGGATCATGCGCGCGATGAATTACCGTGACCGGCACCTTGAGCTGAGCCAGAAGCTCGGTGACATCGTGTTGAAGGCTCGCATCTGTCAGCTTCATCGCGTTGTCGCCGCTAAACGCTCGTGTCATCAGCGACGAGAGCGCGTCGTATGTTGCTCCATCCGCTTCGGGCGCCCAGATGTTGGCGACAAGGCGCGAGGCGAGGGCCCAGTGATCCAGTATCAGGCCGCGCACCGGCTCGGGTATTCCGGCGGCGCGGATTGCGTCTTTGCCGTTGGCGTAAGTTCCGCAGAGCACCAGGCTGGTTATCTGTTCAGGATGCAACGCGGCATAGGAGACGGCCGTTGGACCGCCCACGTCGAAGCCAAAGAGCGAAAACCGCTCCAGACCGAGAGTCTGGATCAGTTGCGTAAGGATCCGCAGCTCCGACTCGATTGAAAAATCGGGACGTTCCCAGTCGGAAAGGCCGGTTCCCAGCGAGTCGTAACGGATCAGCGAGAGCTTGCTTCCGAGGGCTTCGTAGAAGCGCTTAACCGGACGAACGCCCCATTCGAATGTGAGGTGCCCGATTCGAGGGCCTGCCTGCACCAGCGCCGGTCCCTCGCCGATTATGGAATATGCTATTCGAGCGCCACTCCTGGAATGGAAATAGCCGATCTGCTGATCCATCAAAAAACTACTTCATGCTATGTCCGCCGAAGGTACTAAAGACTGCTGCTACGCCTGCGAATGTACCGGAATGACATAGCGCGATCCAATCGCTGAATTTGTCTATAAGGACCGTACAAAAAGCCAGTTAGCGTTTCTAATTCTGCATATCGAAGCTTCTTTTAAATCTGCAGGTTGACCCAGGTCTTACTACAGCAAAGACGGTGAACTTCGGCCTTTGGTTTCCCCGGCAGTCTGAACTCGCCTTTAACTTTGTTTATGATTCGGCATGATCCATCAAATTGATCGCATCCGATCCACGTCATGGTTCGCCTTCGTCTTTGGGAGCATGTCCTTGATGCTCCTGCATGCGTTTCTGCTTCCGAAATCGGTCGGGGTGGGGCTACGCGCATGCAGCTTGGAACAAGGCCTGGCGCCTAAAGCTGAATGCGGGCGCCGTGGGGAGGAGACAAATGGCAAAGGGTTACGGAGCGCAGTGGGGCGCGCGATCCCGATTCTTGGGTATCGCCGCCATTGCCACAGCAGCGGTTTTGTGGTCGTCGACCGCCAAGGCAACTATAACGCAAGGCGATTTTTCGGTCTTCGGTTTTTTTGAAACCCGCGAGGGCGGACAGTGGGGCGAAGGCAGCTCCGCCAACAATGGAACGCAAAGCACTTTCGTAACCGGTCCTGGCGGCACCGTCTCGGTAATACCCGGCGTTGCGGCGACGGAGACTGGCGGCAGCTTCGACTTCAACCATTGGGATCTGAACGAGATGCGGCAACTCGCCGACATCCGTCCCGATTACCACATGGTCAAGAACTATAAGCTGCTCGGCCGCTTCGACACGTTGATTCTGAAGGACGCCGACTTCTTCGCTTTCTATCGGCCCTGGTACGACGCCGAAGGAACGTTGAAGAACAAGGGTACCGCGGAGACCAATCGCGACTTCAGCAACTACACGCACTCGGAACTCCAGCAGGAATATTTCAAGAACGACCTGCGCGAATACTATGCGCAGCTCAATTTCACCGATAATTTCTCCGCCCGTATCGGCAAGCAGCAAATCATCTGGTCGGAAGCTGACGCGCTGTCAGGTACCGAAGTTACCAACATCGTCAATGCCACCTGGCACGGTGTTTATGGTGCGGAATCGCCCGAAGACCAGCGCACCAACGTGCAGATGATCAAGTTCAACTACATCCTGCCCGACTTCCTGAAGACGGCGAATAACGAAGTTGAAGCATTCATCATCCCGGGCGATCTCCAGGCGCAGAACGGTCCTGCAATTAACGTTCAAGAAGACTCCCGCAACCCCTGGGTCGTGCCATCGACGCTGACGCTGGGCGGCACGCTCTACAATCAGAACGGCCAGCCCTATCGCGCTCAGTATCTCGGCAACGCCAACCTCGGCTACGCCGGCTCGGGTGGCGGCGGCATGCTGTTGTTTCCCGGCTTTAACTTCGTCGACCTCGCGACCGATACGGGCAATCCGTATCTGAACATGAGCAAGATGCCGAGCCGTTCGCTGGAGAACAGCGAGTTCGGCTTCCGCGCCTCTTCGCTGCTGCCGATCGGTGACGGTCTCCAGGCGAGTTTCATCTACCTGTACGAGTATCGCGACGATAACCTCAACGTTAACTGCGGGAGCTGCACAGCCACGCAGGCGGTCCAGGCTCTAGGCGCGAACGCCGCGGGTATCAACCCGGCCACGGTTATCAAAATTGCTCCGGGCGAGTTCTATATTCCTGGGGCCTACCAGTTCGGCCAGCCGCTGCCCGGTGTGCCGAAATCGGGTACCTTCGCGGTCACTTCAGAGACCGACTGGCGCCGCAACAATTTCTTCGGCTTGACCGGTACATACTACGACAAGGCGCTGACCGACATCGTGTACCGTTATGACGTCCTGTGGGAACCGAGCTACGGCGACGTAGGAACCACGACGAGCCCGTTGGGCTCGGTCAATTCGGAGCGCGCGCGCTTCATCATCGCCGGCGACCGTCCGACCTACATCCCCTGGATCTCGAAGCAGCACACGTTCCTGACCGCGCAGTATGTCAACACCTGGTTCCCGGATCGTCCGACCAACGCGACCGCGTTTCCGACCGGGGGCAAGTTGCGCGAAGATGGGAACTTCTTCTTCCTATCGGCCGTCAACTGGCTGATGAACGGTCAGCTCACGTCGGGCAACGTGTTCCAGTGGGACATCGACGATAACGTCGGCGCGCTCGCATCGAGCAACACCTACCGTTACTCGCGCAATGTGCTGATGGGCGCGAATACGATCTGGTTCCTCGGCCGCAGCGGTCGTAACACGGACCCGTTCCTGTACAGCCGTTCGCAGCGCACGAACCTGCTCGAGTTCACGCTGACCTACGAAATCTGATGGAGCAGGGTGGCCGGTTCAAACCGGTCACCCGCTTCACGCTTCGTCACGGATGGATCGAGATCTGATCAAACAAATGGAACGCCTTTCAGGATGTAAAGGGATCGAGGTTCGCCTCCGCGAGATTCCCGGGGTTCTTCTCGCAGCCCCGAGTCGCGGACCGCAATTCCCATTCAGCAGCGGTTCAGAACCTCGTTCCGGGCCCGGATAGACAAACCCTACGAACACCTATCCTGGTCTAATCGAGGGCGGTTGCGGCACCCCCCACAACCGCCCTCATCTCTCTCCCGCGGTCCTTGCTCACAAATTGTGGCGTTTCTCATTCGGCGCTGCCATACCCGCCGCCGCCGGGCGTCTCGATGACAAAGACATCACCCGGCTGCATCGATACCGACCCGATATACGAAAGTTCTTCGCGGCTGCCACCGCTGCGCTCGATCCAGTTGCGGCCCGAATCCCCGGATTCGCCGCCGGCCATACCGAATGGTGCGGTTGAGCGGTTATTGGCGAGAATCGACGCGGTCATCGGCTCGAGGAATCGGATTCGCCGCGTTCCGCCGTTGCCGCCCCGCCATCGCCCACCACCTCCCGACCCGTCACGGATCGCATAACTCTCGAGGCGCACTGGGAAGCGGAACTCGAGTATTTCGGGATCCGTCAGCCGTGAATTCGTCATATGCGTTTGCACGACGTCGGTGCCGGGGAAGCCGCTATCCGGATCCTGCGGGTCGGCCAGTCCGGCACCGGAGCCACCGGCGATCGTTTCGTAGTATTGATATCGATCGTTGCCGAACGTGAAGTTATTCATCGTGCCCTGTGCCGAAGCCATCACGCCGAGCGCGCCATAGAGGGCATTGGTGATACACGACGACGTTTCGACATTGCCGGCCACGACGGCGGCCGGATAATCCGGACTCAACATCGAGCCTGGCGGGATAACGATCTCGAGCGGCTTAAGACATCCGCCGTTCAGCGGGATCGCGTCGTCCACCAGCGTGCGGAACACGTAGAGGACGGCGGCCACGCTTACCGCGCTCGGCGCGTTGAAGTTATTCGATAGCTGCGGCGAGGTGCCGGTGAAGTCGATGGTAGCGGCGCGGCGCTCGCGATCGACGCGAATCTTCACGCGGATCACTGCTCCGTTGTCGAGCGGCAGGTCGTAAGCGCCGTCGCGCAGCCGTGTGATCACGCGCCGCACCGATTCCTCAGCGTTCGCCTGCACATGGCGCATGTAGGCCTGCACGACGGCGAGCCCGAAATGCTCGACCATCTTGAGCAGC
This genomic window from Candidatus Binataceae bacterium contains:
- a CDS encoding alpha/beta hydrolase, translating into MDQQIGYFHSRSGARIAYSIIGEGPALVQAGPRIGHLTFEWGVRPVKRFYEALGSKLSLIRYDSLGTGLSDWERPDFSIESELRILTQLIQTLGLERFSLFGFDVGGPTAVSYAALHPEQITSLVLCGTYANGKDAIRAAGIPEPVRGLILDHWALASRLVANIWAPEADGATYDALSSLMTRAFSGDNAMKLTDASLQHDVTELLAQLKVPVTVIHRAHDPVCPYVDSREMARRIPGSHFVPLEGTSHFPFLGNVDSLVAAIVRAIGDQPLNDNATAKTNGANGARNTLLASAATRPAQNGSSPARMPSDDSLLNVVGSWNGSSASRSSSARHVIVRREGDYWTIESTDDVFRIKDSRGLNHLVQLLRYPNREFAATELEARIQSRDAYAIMHEPGLEELAQAGLREGGPGDAGPMLDARAQKEYRRRQRELADELEEAKSAANERRAASIERELEFISRELARAVGLGGRNRRSASEMHRARVNVSRAVRRTIEKIRSYDPVIANALTLSIRLGVTCVYQRDLDPSTLFEV